A stretch of Vigna angularis cultivar LongXiaoDou No.4 chromosome 4, ASM1680809v1, whole genome shotgun sequence DNA encodes these proteins:
- the LOC108330481 gene encoding fasciclin-like arabinogalactan protein 3, giving the protein MGFAKSSLLAVVLLLAVCRSIQALDVLQALNDPQYEQFNKALTEANLVDKINALKAVTVLPMCNDAMASLAGKSPEFLKATISTHVLIGYYDEKKLVENIGSQSPIETLLQSSGLAKDKQGYVLVQLVNEGEVVLGSAASPPGTVFTVGLVQTVAKQPEEFSALEVTKPILVPGIENLFSDVKVPLAAVEGSMAASPSAHAPAPGSSDASRLCMGLLAAASASAAFILAL; this is encoded by the coding sequence ATGGGTTTCGCAAAGTCTTCTCTTCTGGCAGTGGTTCTTCTTCTGGCCGTATGCAGAAGCATCCAAGCGTTGGATGTGCTGCAGGCGCTCAACGATCCTCAGTATGAACAGTTCAACAAAGCCCTAACCGAGGCCAATCTGGTTGACAAAATAAACGCCCTTAAAGCCGTCACCGTTCTTCCCATGTGCAACGACGCCATGGCTTCTCTCGCCGGGAAGTCACCGGAATTTCTGAAGGCCACCATCAGCACGCACGTTCTTATCGGATACTACGACGAGAAGAAGCTGGTGGAAAACATTGGAAGCCAAAGTCCCATCGAGACTCTCCTCCAATCCTCCGGCCTCGCCAAGGACAAACAGGGATACGTCCTCGTCCAGCTCGTCAACGAAGGCGAGGTTGTCTTGGGATCCGCCGCCTCTCCTCCCGGCACTGTCTTCACCGTCGGCCTTGTGCAAACCGTGGCCAAACAACCCGAAGAGTTTTCCGCTCTTGAGGTCACCAAGCCCATCCTTGTACCTGGAATTGAGAATTTGTTCTCCGACGTCAAGGTTCCTCTTGCCGCCGTGGAAGGTAGCATGGCAGCGTCTCCTTCCGCTCACGCTCCCGCTCCCGGTAGCAGCGACGCTTCACGCCTCTGCATGGGGCTCCTCGCTGCCGCTTCCGCTTCCGCCGCTTTCATCCTTGCCCTGTAA
- the LOC108330482 gene encoding uncharacterized protein LOC108330482, translated as MSVYDSVVGGKLKLKGKALDVKAFRIKKKKKRDRRYHNFSQTSSDMLGGKMSMDHHEDSTESVSYDDHLTPAERRFLHQTQKLELQRLSKMASKSHRDRIHEFNRYLANLSEHYDIPKVGPG; from the exons ATGTCGGTGTACGACAGCGTCGTGGGTGGGAAATTGAAGCTGAAGGGAAAAGCGTTGGATGTAAAAGCTTTTAGgattaaaaagaagaagaaacgaGACAGGAGATATCATAATTTCTCCCAAACTAGTTCTG aTATGTTAGGTGGAAAGATGTCAATGGATCACCATGAAGACAGCACAGAGAGTGTATCATATGATGATCATCTTACTCCAGCTGAAAGGCGATTTCTCCATCAGACACAGAAACTTGAGCTTCAAAGACTGTCAAAAATGGCGAGCAAGTCTCATAGAGATAGAATTCATGAGTTCAACCGATATCTGGCCAACCTCAGTGAGCATTATGATATTCCCAAAGTAGGACCTGgttaa
- the LOC108330893 gene encoding cryptochrome DASH, chloroplastic/mitochondrial, which produces MAILHCTPLPFLSLRTTLCSSKSTLTSTLTNPTTTKTRNPLFLAMNSLAKSEPVSSSGSSSSTYEVPELDANDMDRVADNAFRRYTWNTKRSGKGTAIVWFRNDLRVLDNEALYKAWLSSETVLPVYCVDPRLFATTYHFGFPKTGALRAQFLLECVVDLRKNLMKKGLNLLVQHGKPEEILPSLAKAFQAHTVYAQKETCSEELNVERLVMEGLKQVATSSGESSGVTVSNNILKLQLVWGTTMYHLDDLPFDATSLPDMYTQFRKIIEAKCTIRSCIKLPPSLGPPPLIEDWGCLPSLEQLGLCSQNVIKGMKFVGGETAGLSRVHEYFWKKDLLKVYKETRNGMLGPDYSTKFSPWLASGSLSPRFIYEEVKRYENERLANSSTYWVLFELIWRDYFRFLSVKYGNSLFHLGGPRKVHRNWSQDKNLFESWRDGCTGYPLIDANMKELSTTGFMSNRGRQIVCSFLVRDMGIDWRMGAEWFETCLLDYDPCSNYGNWTYGSGVGNDPREDRYFSIPKQAQTYDPEGEYVAYWLPQLHKIQKEKRNFPANMYIPQIVPLKFGTISGNNKDRFGARRINNERKWNFQKK; this is translated from the exons ATGGCCATTCTCCACTGCACTCCACTTCCATTTCTTTCCCTCAGAACCACCCTCTGTTCCTCGAAGTCCACGTTAACCTCAACACTCACaaacccaacaacaacaaaaacaagaaacccgTTGTTCCTGGCGATGAACTCGCTCGCGAAATCCGAACCCGTGTCGTCTTCAGGCTCTTCTTCGTCAACGTACGAGGTGCCTGAGCTCGATGCTAACGACATGGACCGCGTTGCGGATAACGCTTTTCGAAGGTACACGTGGAACACCAAGAGGAGTGGCAAAGGAACGGCCATTGTATGGTTCAGGAATGATCTCAGAGTTTTGGATAACGAAGCTCTCTACAAGGCATGGCTTTCCTCCGAAACCGTTTTACCTGTCTACTGCGTTGACCCTCGACTCTTTGCCACTACTTATCATTTCGGCTTTCCCAAAACCGGTG CATTGAGAGCGCAATTTCTCCTTGAATGTGTGGTGGACTTGAGGAAGAATTTGATGAAAAAAGGGCTTAATTTGCTTGTACAACATGGGAAGCCTGAGGAGATTCTTCCTTCTCTTGCCAAAGCATTTCAAGCTCACACA GTGTATGCACAGAAAGAAACGTGCAGTGAGGAGCTGAATGTTGAACGGTTAGTCATGGAAGGTCTTAAACAAGTTGCGACATCATCAGGAGAATCGAGTGGTGTCACAGTTTCAAACAACATCCTTAAATTGCAATTAGTTTGGGGTACCACCATGTACCATCTTGATGACCTCCCTTTTGATGCCACTTCTTTGCCAGATATGTATACTCAATTTCGCAAG ATTATTGAAGCCAAATGTACCATACGCTCGTGCATCAAACTACCACCATCTCTTGGACCACCTCCCTTGATTGAGGATTGGGGATGCCTTCCTTCATTAGAACAGCTTGGACTTTGCTCACAGAAT GTTATCAAGGGAATGAAGTTTGTAGGGGGTGAAACTGCAGGATTGAGCAGAGTACATGAATACTTCTGGAAGAAG GATTTGCTGAAGGTATATAAAGAGACCAGGAATGGGATGTTAGGGCCTGATTATTCTACCAAATTCTCACCATGGCTTGCCTCGGGAAGTTTGTCTCCTCGTTTCATATATGAAGAG GTAAAGAGATATGAGAACGAAAGACTAGCAAATAGTTCTACCTACTG GGTTTTGTTTGAGTTGATATGGAGGGATTACTTTAGGTTTCTGTCAGTGAAATATGGGAATTCGCTTTTCCATCTAG gTGGCCCTAGGAAAGTTCATCGCAACTGGAGCCAAGACAAGAATTTGTTTGAATCCTGGAGAGACGGTTGTACCGG GTATCCTCTCATAGATGCCAACATGAAAGAACTATCGACTACAGGGTTTATGTCTAATCGAGGACGACAG ATTGTATGTTCCTTTCTTGTTCGTGATATGGGTATAGATTGGCGCATGGGAGCGGAATGGTTTGAGACGTGCCTTTTGGATTATGATCCATGTTCTAATTATGGAAACTGGACTTACGGATCAG GAGTTGGGAATGATCCAAGAGAAGATCGGTATTTCAGCATCCCAAAACAA GCACAAACATATGACCCTGAAGGTGAGTATGTTGCATACTGGTTGCCACAATTGCACAAAATCCAAAAGGAGAAAAGGAACTTCCCTGCAAATATGTACATTCCTCAAATTGTGCCTCTCAAGTTTGGAACAATTAGTGGAAACAACAAGGATAGGTTTGGTGCAAGAAGAATCAACAATGAAAGAAAATGGAACTTTCAAAAGAAATGA
- the LOC128196280 gene encoding uncharacterized protein LOC128196280, whose protein sequence is MMNPAGANRDAVSIALGELCAGEEEKENLASWLTMAPVVRVVTGDAANGGSRLRRRQWRMCVGGRGISLFLLARSGERLQILSVRAEGPISLTPSRSPNTVVTPAPAVEKPLEERAKRTTKQSRYLKDYVVTCPATSKKGNSHPYIGAFIDPYSMAESSLPHDELTKLNIKLEQLLLSHANLSNTLHDIANRTTILETQPHQTHSPSLTRPLKFDLPIFNGSDALGWIFKVNQFFDYHQTPTDQRIKITSFYLEGQALAWFQWMFNNELLSSWESFLRALELRFAPSKFDDPIADLCKLTQTQSLQDYLSEFEILANRISDYPPSFYLSCFLSGLKPSLRREVTAFQPPNLPHAIALAKLHEDKFRSSLPPPNRFGRTTIPPPPLTTNPHTQPKPLPPLLPTPPTKLPIKRLSEAEMQARREKNLCFNCDERYTRGHKCKPQFLLLTAFDSDNQEDCLSSANSIAVEDTAQEAGLISLHAFSGQWTPRTFRVTGSIQGYAVQILVDSGATHNFIQHKVAQFLRLPSQSTPSPLRVMVGNGEFLPCSTFCPSVLLTLDKQEFPIDLYPLELSGTDVVLGVHWLSLISPFVMDYNGPFMRFNWKNKLVELQGDPGPNPSPISANQLRRLQSTNRVEALFQLTMDSHPLPFPPIITTSSPSSAPIPSSPEPTPQSLISQYHTLFSIPTALPPPRATDHSITLNPNTAPISVRPYRYPYFQKQEIETQVQRMLDSGFIKPSNSPFSSPVLLVKKKDGTWRFCVDYRALNAATVKDKFPIPTVDELLDELGHAFWFSKLDLFSGFHQILMVPADSEKTAFRTHNGHFEFQVMPFGLCNAPSTFQATMNDLFRPHLRRFIIVFFDDILVYSATLSEHVSHLETTFQLLFSNCFRLKGNKCFIGHQSIQYLGHMVSHEGVKPDPEKLVAVRNWPTPTTVKSLRGFLGLTGFYRKFVSGYASIAHPLTELLKKDKFLWHDIASEAFLHLKNALLAAPVLAIPKFDSLFTVQTDASGIGMGAVLSQQGHPIAYFSKQFCPKLCNSSTYIRELCAITTAVQKWRQYLLGRHFVIQTDQRSIKELLSQTLLTPEQQKYLFKLLGFDFEIQYRPGKSNAAADALSRLDASTHPATNSLMVLSIPHSKFLSDLKSSLQSNHEFITLRDKITADPQDFPLFSLKEDLILFKDKIWLPHTCSFIPLLLHEFHSTPMAGHTGISWTLSKLMTNFHWHTIRRDVKAFVEQCITCQQTKLPTHGQSSLLQPIPPPPFSLFGRSLT, encoded by the exons ATGATGAACCCAGCAGGAGCAAACCGCGACGCTGTCTCTATCGCCCTTGGTGAACTTTGCGCgggagaagaggaaaaggagAACCTAGCGTCGTGGCTGACGATGGCTCCGGTGGTACGCGTCGTTACTGGTGACGCCGCAAACGGCGGTTCACGGCTTCGACGGAGGCAGTGGCGCATGTGTGTTGGAGGACGAGGCATATCCCTCTTTTTGCTGGCTCGTTCGGGAGAGAGGCTTCAG ATATTATCTGTAAGGGCTGAAGGGCCCATTTCCCTCACTCCTTCCAGAAGCCCAAACACAGTTGTTACTCCAGCTCCAGCTGTTGAGAAACCGTTAGAGGAGAGAGCCAAAAGAACCACAAAACAGTCACGTTACCTAAAGGATTATGTGGTCACGTGTCCAGCAACCAGTAAGAAGGGGAATTCG CATCCTTACATTGGTGCTTTCATTGACCCTTACTCCATGGCAGAATCTTCCCTCCCCCATGATGAGCTcaccaaattaaatataaagctTGAACAACTTTTACTCTCCCATGCTAACCTTTCCAACACCCTTCACGATATCGCCAACCGCACCACAATACTGGAAACTCAACCTCACCAAACCCACTCCCCCTCTCTTACCCGCCCCTTAAAATTCGACCTCCCTATCTTCAATGGCTCTGATGCCCTTGGTTGGATCTTCAAGGTCAACCAATTCTTCGACTATCACCAAACACCAACAGACCAACGCATTAAGATCACGTCCTTTTACCTGGAGGGTCAAGCCTTAGCTTGGTTTCAATGGATGTTTAACAATGAACTGCTTTCATCTTGGGAATCATTCTTACGAGCTCTCGAATTGCGTTTCGCTCCCTCTAAGTTCGATGACCCCATTGCAGATTTGTGCAAGCTTACCCAGACTCAAAGCCTACAAGATTATCTATCCGAGTTTGAAATTTTGGCCAATCGCATCTCTGATTATCCACCCAGCTTTTACCTAAGTTGTTTCCTCTCTGGCTTGAAACCTTCTCTCCGCCGCGAGGTCACCGCTTTCCAACCCCCTAATCTACCCCATGCTATTGCTTTAGCTAAACTACATGAAGACAAATTTCGTTCCTCCCTTCCACCACCCAACCGTTTCGGCCGCACAACCATACCTCCTCCGCCCTTGACCACAAACCCTCATACACAACCTAAACCTCTCCCTCCTCTACTACCCACACCACCCACCAAACTTCCCATTAAACGCCTCTCTGAGGCAGAGATGCAGGCCCGCAGAGAGAAAAACCTTTGTTTTAATTGCGATGAGCGCTACACACGGGGCCATAAATGCAAACCGCAATTTCTACTCCTCACCGCATTCGACAGTGACAACCAAGAGGACTGTCTCTCTTCTGCGAACTCGATAGCTGTTGAGGACACCGCACAAGAAGCGGGGCTCATCAGTCTTCATGCCTTTTCGGGTCAATGGACTCCTAGAACATTTCGGGTCACAGGATCCATACAAGGTTATGCTGTCCAGATTTTGGTCGATAGTGGGGCAACACATAACTTCATCCAACACAAAGTAGCCCAATTCCTCCGTTTACCATCACAATCCACACCAAGCCCATTACGTGTAATGGTAGGTAATGGTGAGTTTTTGCCATGTTCTACTTTCTGTCCCAGTGTTCTACTCACTTTGGACAAACAGGAATTTCCTATTGATTTGTACCCACTTGAATTGTCTGGCACTGATGTGGTTCTTGGGGTTCATTGGCTTTCATTGATAAGCCCGTTTGTGATGGACTATAACGGCCCATTTATGCGGTTCAATTGGAAAAATAAACTTGTGGAGTTACAAGGGGATCCGGGTCCAAATCCCTCACCCATTTCAGCCAACCAGCTCCGACGTTTACAATCCACTAATAGGGTTGAAGCCCTTTTTCAACTCACCATGGACTCCCACCCTCTTCCATTTCCTCCAATCATCACAACTTCATCCCCTTCAAGTGCACCCATTCCTTCCTCACCTGAACCTACACCACAATCCCTAATCTCCCAATACCACACATTATTCTCCATTCCCACTGCCCTTCCTCCACCACGCGCTACTGACCACTCAATTACATTAAACCCAAACACAGCTCCTATATCAGTGAGACCATACCGCTATCCTTATTTCCAGAAGCAAGAAATTGAAACCCAAGTTCAGAGAATGCTGGATTCCGGTTTCATCAAACCAAGCAACAGTCCATTCTCCTCTCCAGTCCTTCTCGTCAAAAAGAAAGATGGCACGTGGCGTTTTTGCGTGGATTACAGGGCCCTCAATGCGGCTACCGTTAAGGACAAATTCCCAATACCCACCGTCGACGAATTACTCGATGAATTGGGACATGCATTCTGGTTTTCTAAGTTGGATCTTTTCTCGGGTTTTCATCAAATACTCATGGTACCGGCTGATTCTGAGAAAACTGCATTTCGAACTCACAATGGACACTTCGAGTTTCAAGTAATGCCGTTTGGCTTATGTAACGCACCCTCCACTTTTCAAGCTACTATGAACGATTTATTTCGTCCTCATTTACGCCGCTTCATCATAGTGTTCTTCGATGACATCCTTGTGTATAGCGCGACTCTCTCTGAGCATGTCAGCCACTTGGAGACCACTTTCCAGTTACTGTTTTCAAACTGTTTCAGACTCAAGGGAAACAAATGTTTTATAGGGCACCAATCCATCCAGTACCTTGGGCATATGGTTTCCCATGAGGGTGTTAAACCAGACCCGGAAAAGCTCGTCGCAGTAAGGAATTGGCCTACCCCTACTACAGTCAAATCCTTACGTGGCTTTCTTGGCCTCACAGGGTTCTACCGCAAATTTGTTTCAGGCTATGCATCCATTGCCCATCCCCTCACTGAGCTCCTTAAGAAGGATAAATTTTTGTGGCATGATATAGCTTCTGAGGCTTTTTTACATCTGAAGAATGCATTACTAGCTGCACCTGTTTTGGCTATTCCAAAATTCGACTCTCTGTTCACGGTTCAAACAGATGCTTCAGGAATAGGCATGGGGGCAGTTCTCTCACAACAGGGTCATCCAATTGCTTATTTTAGTAAGCAATTTTGTCCTAAACTCTGCAATTCCTCCACATATATACGCGAATTGTGTGCCATAACTACTGCCGTTCAGAAATGGCGCCAATACCTCCTAGGTCGCCATTTTGTCATCCAAACAGATCAACGATCCATTAAGGAATTGTTATCTCAGACACTTCTCACACCGGAGCAACAAAAGTATCTTTTCAAATTGTTGGGCTTTGACTTTGAAATTCAATATCGACCTGGAAAAAGCAATGCAGCAGCTGATGCTCTCTCTCGACTTGATGCTTCTACTCATCCAGCCACAAATTCGCTTATGGTGTTGTCTATCCCACATTCAAAATTCTTGTCCGATCTCAAATCATCCTTACAAAGTAATCACGAGTTTATCACTCTAAGAGACAAGATCACGGCTGACCCACAAGATTTCCCTCTTTTTTCATTAAAGGAGGATCTCATTCTCTTCAAAGACAAAATATGGCTACCTCATACGTGCTCTTTCATTCCACTCTTACTACACGAGTTTCATTCCACTCCAATGGCTGGTCACACGGGGATTTCATGGACCTTGAGTAAGCTAATGACTAATTTCCATTGGCACACCATTCGCAGAGATGTTAAGGCATTTGTTGAACAATGCATCACATGTCAGCAAACTAAACTCCCTACACACGGCCAATCTAGTTTACTTCAACCaatcccccccccccccttctcGCTGTTTGGCAGATCTCTCACTTGA